The following are from one region of the Odontesthes bonariensis isolate fOdoBon6 chromosome 16, fOdoBon6.hap1, whole genome shotgun sequence genome:
- the cul5b gene encoding cullin-5 encodes MATSNLLKNKGSLQFEDKWDLMRPIVLKLLRQESVTKQQWFDLFSDVHAVCLWDDKGPAKIHQALKEDILDFIKQAQARVLSHQDDTALLKAYIVEWRKFFTQCDILPKPFCQLEITLMGKQGSNKKSNVEDSIVRKLMLDTWNESIFSNIKNRLQDSAMKLVHAERLGEAFDSQLVIGVRESYVNLCSNSDDKLQIYRDNFEKAYMDSTERFYRTQAPSYLQQNGVQNYMKYADSKLREEEKRALRYLETRRDCNSVQALMECCVNALVTSFKETILAECPGMIKRNETEKLHLMFSLMDKVPSGIEPMLKDLEDHIMSAGLADMVASAETITSDSEKYVEQLLTLFNRFSRLVKEAFQDDPRFLTARDKAYKAVVNDATIFKLELPMKQKGVGLKTQPESKCPELLANYCDMLLRKTPLSKKLTSEEIEAKLKEVLLVLKYVQNKDVFMRYHKAHLTRRLILDISADSEIEENMVEWLREVGMPADYVNKLARMFQDIKVSEDLNQHFKEMHKHNKLALPADSVNIKILNAGAWSRSSEKVFVSLPTELEDLIPEVEDFYKKNHSGRKLHWHHLMSNGIITFKNEVGQYDLEVTTFQLAVMFAWNQRPRERISFENLKLATELPDAELRRTLWSLVAFPKLKRQVLSYDPVVSSPKDFTEGTLFYVNQEFSLIKNSKVQKRGKINLIGRLQLTTERMREEENEGIVQLRILRTQEAIIQIMKMRKRINNAQLQTELVEILKNMFLPQKKMIKEQIEWLIDHKYIKRDETDINTFIYMA; translated from the exons GGGTGCTGAGTCACCAGGATGACACAGCCCTGCTAAAGGCCTACATTGTAGAGTGGAGGAAGTTCTTCACACAGTGTGACATCCTGCCCAAGCCTTTCTGCCAGCTGGAGATCACTCTGATGGGCAAGCAAGGAAGCAACAAGAAGTCCAATGTGGAGGACAGCATCGTCCGCAAG CTCATGCTGGACACATGGAACGAGTCCATCTTCTCCAACATTAAAAACAGGTTACAAGACAGTGCCATGAAGCTGGTTCACGCTGAAAGGCTGGGAGAGGCCTTTGATTCTCAGCTGGTCATCGGAGTGCGAGAGTCTTACG TGAACCTGTGCTCCAACAGTGACGACAAGCTGCAGATCTACAGGGACAACTTTGAGAAAGCTTATATGGACTCTACTGAGAGGTTCTACAGAACACAGGCACCATCCTACCTTCAGCAGAACGGAGTGCAAAACTACATGAAATAT GCGGATTCAAAACTGAgggaagaggagaaacgggctcTGCGATATTTGGAAACAAGACGTGACTGTAACTCTGTGCAAGCA TTAATGGAGTGTTGCGTCAATGCACTTGTAACATCATTCAAGGAGACCATCTTGGCCGAATGTCCAGGCATGATCAAACGAAATGAGACAGAGA AGTTGCATCTGATGTTCTCTCTGATGGACAAAGTACCCAGCGGCATCGAACCCATGCTGAAGGACCTAGAGGACCACATCATGAGTGCGGGCTTGGCTGACATGGTGGCTTCAGCAGAGACCATTACCTCT GACTCAGAGAAATACGTGGAGCAGCTGCTCACCCTGTTTAACCGCTTCAGTCGGCTGGTGAAAGAGGCCTTTCAGGATGACCCGCGTTTCCTGACAGCAAGAGACAAA GCATATAAAGCTGTTGTGAATGATGCAACTATATTTAAATTAGAGCTTCCCATGAAACAGAAAGG GGTAGGATTAAAAACTCAACCAGAGTCCAAATGTCCAGAGCTGCTGGCCAACTACTGTGACATGCTCCTGAGGAAGACCCCACTTAGTAAGAAGCTTACCTCTGAAGAGATTGAGGCCAAGCTCAAGGAAGTG CTTTTAGTGCTGAAGTACGTCCAGAACAAAGACGTGTTCATGCGCTACCACAAAGCCCACCTCACACGTCGTCTCATCCTGGACATCTCAGCTGACAGCGAGATAGAGGAGAACATGGTGGAATGGCTCAGG GAAGTAGGAATGCCAGCTGACTATGTCAACAAGCTGGCCCGGATGTTTCAAGACATCAAGGTGTCTGAGGATCTCAACCAGCATTTCAaagaaatgcataaacataacaaGCTTGCTTTACCAG CCGACTCTGTCAACATAAAGATCCTGAATGCCGGAGCGTGGTCGAGAAGCAGCGAGAAGGTTTTCGTCTCTCTTCCCACTGAGCTGGAGGATTTGATACCTGAGGTTGAAGACTTCTACAAGAAGAaccacagtgggaggaagctccACTGGCACCACCTCATGTCCAACGGCATT ATAACCTTTAAGAATGAGGTGGGCCAGTATGACCTGGAAGTGACCACTTTCCAACTAGCTGTGATGTTTGCCTGGAACCAGAGGCCGAGGGAGCGGATCAGCTTTGAAAACCTCAAATTAGCCACTGAGCTGCCCGATGCAGAGCTGCGACGCACTCTCTGG TCTCTGGTGGCGTTCCCCAAACTTAAGCGGCAGGTGTTGTCGTACGACCCAGTGGTGTCTTCACCCAAAGACTTTACAGAAGGAACTCTATTCTATGTGAACCAGGAGTTTTCTCTCAT AAAAAACTCAAAGGTCCAAAAAAGGGGGAAGATTAACCTGATTGGTCGATTGCAGCTCACCACGGAGCGcatgagagaagaagagaacGAGGGCATCGTCCAACTCAGGATACTAAGAACACAG GAGGCCATCATCCAGATAATGAAGATGAGAAAGCGCATCAATAACGCccagctgcagacagagctgGTGGAAATCCTAAAGAACATGTTTTTACCACAGAAGAAGATGATCAAAGAGCAGATTGAGTGGCTGATAGATCACAAGTACATAAAGCGGGATGAGACGGATATAAACACCTTCATCTACATGGCATAG